The Pyrus communis chromosome 2, drPyrComm1.1, whole genome shotgun sequence genome includes a window with the following:
- the LOC137726596 gene encoding antimicrobial ginkbilobin-2-like protein — MFFFKSIPLGLLVLCLLHHSAIGASPLYHFCFSPENYTADSPYGDNLNSLFDLLYTKVPPTGFGLGSTGQAKNQVNGLALCRGDVSSEDCKTCVVDASKELRERCPYRKGAIIWYDHCLLKYSDVSFFGQIDSRNRFYMWNVEEVENGKVFNEKVKELLSGLSNEASEASQKLYATGEVQLDTFTTLYGIAQCTRDLSGVDCKKCLDSAISELPNCCDAKRGGRVVGGSCNVRYELYPIVNT; from the coding sequence ATGTTCTTCTTCAAATCAATCCCTCTGGGTCTCTTAGTGCTTTGCCTTTTACACCATTCTGCAATTGGTGCCTCCCCACTTTACCATTTTTGTTTCAGCCCAGAAAACTACACTGCTGATAGTCCATATGGTGACAACTTGAACTCATTGTTCGATCTTTTATACACCAAAGTTCCTCCTACTGGCTTTGGCCTTGGTTCAACTGGCCAAGCTAAAAACCAAGTGAATGGCTTGGCCCTTTGCCGTGGTGATGTCTCAAGCGAAGATTGCAAAACTTGCGTGGTTGACGCAAGCAAAGAGCTTCGCGAGCGCTGCCCTTATCGTAAAGGAGCCATAATTTGGTACGATCACTGCCTTTTAAAGTACTCAGATGTGAGCTTTTTTGGGCAAATTGATAGCAGGAACAGGTTCTATATGTGGAACGTCGAAGAAGTAGAGAATGGGAAAGTATTCAATGAGAAAGTTAAAGAGTTGTTAAGTGGGTTATCTAATGAAGCTTCTGAAGCTAGTCAAAAGCTTTATGCTACTGGTGAGGTACAACTCGATACATTCACAACCCTTTATGGCATTGCTCAATGCACGAGGGACCTCTCTGGGGTTGATTGTAAAAAGTGTCTTGATAGTGCAATAAGCGAACTCCCAAACTGTTGCGATGCAAAACGAGGTGGGCGTGTTGTAGGTGGGAGCTGTAATGTTCGATATGAACTGTATCCCATTGTCAATACTTAA